A window of Paenibacillus sp. 19GGS1-52 contains these coding sequences:
- a CDS encoding extracellular solute-binding protein — protein MDKKRVKQSATFALSAAMALSLAACGNSNNNNADTSTNAATKAPDNATTAPANTASDKKVTITFQNIYPDPATPAYKMIHELSDEYHKAHPNVTIELDTLNTDQQKVKLKTQAASKEIPDITIVNPAAQMKPFVDAGLFSPLNDMLDQNGLKDTYQAGLLDYYSFDNNVYALPDGNNIEVVYYNKDLFAQAGIAAPPTTYDELLQDVKLLKDKGITPLAIGEKDSWTGSFLFMNILLRTNGGPGFLKDVVDGKKTFEDPAFVEAVDAFQKLVAAGAFPDGATSIDANAGGNIFKSGKAAMWVIGTWETGAIDASSVAGKVGAFQFPTVDGKGDPNEFMLAPGSAFAVSANSEHLQETKDFLNFFASSYPKKQFELKNAVGLGQKVDGDLKAAGYSDLAITVAGLFNQVKGGDLSFDNTMNPATSQVHLSSIQNLFVQKVDSATVAKEHQTAFEANK, from the coding sequence ATGGATAAAAAAAGAGTTAAACAATCAGCTACTTTTGCATTATCAGCTGCAATGGCACTAAGTTTAGCGGCTTGTGGAAATTCAAACAACAACAACGCCGACACCAGTACTAACGCCGCAACAAAGGCACCTGATAACGCAACAACTGCTCCAGCAAACACTGCAAGTGACAAAAAGGTCACTATCACTTTCCAAAATATTTATCCTGACCCTGCGACACCAGCTTACAAAATGATTCATGAACTGTCTGACGAGTATCACAAAGCTCATCCGAACGTAACCATTGAACTGGATACTTTGAATACAGATCAGCAAAAAGTGAAATTGAAAACACAAGCTGCTTCTAAAGAAATTCCTGATATCACGATCGTTAACCCGGCTGCACAAATGAAGCCTTTTGTAGATGCAGGATTGTTCTCACCACTGAACGACATGCTCGATCAAAACGGACTGAAAGATACTTACCAGGCAGGCTTGCTCGACTATTACAGCTTTGACAACAATGTGTACGCACTTCCTGATGGCAACAATATCGAAGTTGTGTACTACAACAAAGATCTGTTCGCCCAAGCTGGAATTGCAGCACCTCCGACAACTTACGATGAATTGCTCCAGGACGTTAAACTCCTGAAAGACAAAGGCATCACTCCACTGGCAATCGGTGAAAAAGATTCCTGGACTGGTTCATTCCTGTTCATGAATATCCTGCTTCGTACGAACGGCGGCCCTGGCTTCCTGAAAGACGTTGTAGACGGCAAGAAAACATTTGAAGATCCAGCATTCGTTGAAGCAGTTGATGCATTCCAGAAACTGGTTGCAGCTGGCGCATTCCCTGACGGTGCAACTTCCATCGATGCCAATGCGGGCGGTAACATCTTCAAATCCGGTAAAGCAGCTATGTGGGTAATCGGTACTTGGGAAACTGGCGCAATTGACGCTTCTTCTGTAGCTGGTAAAGTTGGAGCTTTCCAATTCCCTACAGTAGACGGTAAAGGCGATCCAAATGAATTCATGCTTGCACCAGGTAGTGCGTTTGCGGTATCCGCTAACAGCGAACACCTGCAGGAAACTAAAGATTTCCTCAACTTCTTCGCATCGAGTTATCCTAAAAAACAATTTGAGCTTAAAAATGCTGTAGGTCTGGGACAAAAAGTTGATGGAGACCTGAAAGCTGCTGGTTACTCTGATCTGGCTATCACTGTTGCCGGTCTGTTCAACCAAGTTAAAGGCGGCGACCTATCTTTTGACAATACGATGAACCCAGCAACATCACAAGTACACTTGAGCAGCATTCAAAATCTATTCGTACAAAA
- a CDS encoding ATP-binding protein, giving the protein MNELKIPKRMTTAIVNSLTAGVVPRIGLEHIAVGRRPEVEAILRDMDNIAEGGAAFKLITGKFGSGKSFLLQIIRNYAMDRDFVVADADLSPERRLVGTKGQGLSTYRELMSHLSTRTRPDGGALEIILQKWIFSLQQAVMQEQGYSPDAPQLGEEVEKRIYAVTSEMRGLVHGFDFAKVLASYWNAHKLADDELKQDALRWLRGEFATRTEARKALGVGVIIDDDNWYEYMKLWAEFTAAIGYKGLLLFIDEGVNLYKITNSISRQSNYEKLLTMFNDTMQGKAESLGIFLGGTPQFVEDSRRGLFSYEALRSRLVAGRYGGTSMNNFTGPIIALDMLSHEEILVLLTKLRDIHALHYGYVALLSQEQLVHFMEEAVGRLGADELLTPREIVRDFMDLLHTLRQHPEISFEKLVGERTSTPADAEQSELDGFLAEFEL; this is encoded by the coding sequence ATGAATGAATTGAAAATACCAAAACGAATGACAACAGCAATCGTTAACTCGCTGACCGCCGGTGTAGTCCCGCGAATTGGACTGGAGCATATAGCTGTTGGACGCCGCCCTGAGGTAGAAGCCATCTTAAGAGATATGGACAATATCGCCGAAGGCGGAGCCGCCTTCAAGTTGATTACCGGCAAATTTGGCAGTGGTAAAAGCTTTCTTTTGCAGATTATCCGTAACTATGCCATGGATCGGGACTTTGTAGTTGCGGATGCTGATCTTTCGCCGGAACGGCGGCTGGTGGGGACAAAGGGGCAAGGACTCTCTACATATCGAGAGCTAATGAGCCATTTATCCACCCGAACACGTCCGGACGGTGGGGCGCTGGAGATCATCCTGCAGAAATGGATTTTCTCGCTGCAGCAGGCTGTTATGCAAGAACAGGGATATAGTCCTGATGCGCCACAGTTAGGTGAAGAGGTAGAGAAGCGGATATATGCGGTAACCTCCGAGATGCGGGGACTAGTGCACGGGTTTGATTTTGCCAAAGTGCTGGCTTCATACTGGAATGCCCACAAGCTGGCTGATGACGAACTGAAGCAGGATGCGCTACGCTGGCTGCGCGGTGAATTCGCCACCCGTACCGAAGCGCGGAAAGCACTGGGTGTAGGTGTTATTATCGACGACGATAACTGGTATGAGTATATGAAGCTGTGGGCCGAATTCACGGCTGCCATCGGCTATAAAGGGTTGCTGTTGTTTATTGATGAGGGTGTTAATCTATATAAAATCACTAACAGCATCTCACGTCAGAGCAACTATGAGAAGCTGCTCACCATGTTTAATGATACGATGCAAGGCAAGGCCGAGAGTCTGGGGATTTTTCTAGGGGGAACTCCACAATTCGTAGAAGATTCACGGCGTGGGTTGTTCAGCTATGAGGCACTGCGATCCAGATTAGTAGCGGGCCGTTATGGCGGAACGAGCATGAATAATTTCACTGGGCCTATTATTGCGCTGGATATGCTTTCACATGAAGAAATTCTGGTGCTGCTTACTAAGCTAAGAGATATTCATGCCCTGCATTATGGATATGTTGCCTTGCTGAGTCAGGAACAGCTGGTGCATTTTATGGAGGAGGCTGTGGGGAGATTGGGTGCGGACGAACTGCTTACTCCGCGAGAGATCGTGCGGGATTTCATGGATCTGCTGCATACTCTGCGCCAGCATCCGGAAATCTCTTTCGAGAAGCTTGTTGGCGAACGAACCTCAACTCCCGCCGATGCTGAACAAAGTGAGCTGGACGGGTTTCTGGCGGAGTTTGAATTATGA
- a CDS encoding DEAD/DEAH box helicase: MSDNPFYRLAPFIKEFIYKNRWETLREAQVDACRVLFDTPHHLLIASGTASGKTEAAFFPALTELYERPSTSVGILYIAPLKALINDQFTRLNDLLREGNIPVWHWHGDVPQADKTKLMQNPSGVLQITPESLEGLLMNRPNAIPALFQDLRFIVVDEVHAFMGADRGIQVLSQLARISRMAGCTPRRIGLSATLSDYASVTEWLRAGTRESVEVSAPQGGRKLRLSVEHFSFPDARDEVQAEHLERAQRAYFDFIYDHTHLKKALIFTNSRSDAESAILEMRRIAAKRGERDVFHVHHGSISAMLREETEAALRQGIGPAVAAATLTLELGIDLGDLERVLQIGAPYSCASFVQRLGRSGRRDGAASEMIFVTPEEEDEEAQLPARMPWSLLRAIAVIELYVKEKWVEPLVVRQLPVGLLYHQTMSILKSMGEAEPDDLREAVLSLPSFQGIDPEDYETFMTYMLGMGQIERMDEGNLLIGLAGEKIVNNFRFYAVFKDDEEHVVYNGTEEIGSITTVPPPGYCFTLAGKLWKVEEVDTRHKAVYVKTSRGKVDTLWLGTGGDVHTRIMTKIREVLGETALYSYLAPSAAARLERARRLAKESGLLTRSVLPAGGDSMFILPWAGSRQFRTLERLLKNNLKGTLKLRSIVPMEPYYMVVAGSTDADTLEAEILAESAAATDPLSLLSKDEAPYLGKYDEFIPHELLRKAFSIDGLDVPGLTHVLKQWRQPTS, from the coding sequence ATGAGCGACAATCCATTTTATCGGCTGGCTCCTTTCATTAAGGAGTTTATATATAAGAACCGTTGGGAGACATTGCGTGAGGCACAGGTCGATGCCTGCCGTGTGCTGTTCGACACACCACATCATCTACTGATTGCCTCTGGCACGGCTTCGGGGAAGACAGAAGCGGCATTCTTCCCCGCGCTTACCGAGCTCTATGAACGGCCTTCTACCTCTGTCGGGATACTCTATATCGCTCCACTTAAAGCGCTGATCAATGATCAATTTACACGACTAAATGATTTGCTTCGTGAAGGCAATATTCCGGTCTGGCATTGGCATGGGGATGTGCCACAGGCGGATAAGACAAAGCTGATGCAGAATCCCTCCGGAGTTTTACAGATCACACCGGAATCTTTGGAAGGCTTATTGATGAACCGTCCGAATGCCATTCCGGCCTTGTTCCAGGATTTACGATTCATCGTAGTCGATGAGGTACATGCGTTCATGGGAGCGGATCGCGGGATACAGGTACTCAGCCAACTGGCGAGAATTTCACGGATGGCCGGTTGCACTCCGCGCAGAATCGGACTTTCCGCTACCCTAAGTGATTACGCTTCAGTGACAGAGTGGCTGAGAGCAGGAACGAGAGAAAGTGTAGAAGTATCTGCTCCGCAAGGCGGTCGGAAGCTGCGGCTGAGCGTGGAGCATTTCTCTTTCCCGGACGCGCGGGATGAGGTACAGGCAGAACATTTAGAACGAGCCCAACGGGCTTATTTCGATTTCATATACGATCATACACATCTTAAGAAGGCACTAATCTTCACTAACAGCCGTTCGGATGCCGAGAGTGCTATTCTGGAAATGCGGCGGATAGCCGCAAAACGCGGAGAACGAGATGTATTTCACGTTCACCATGGGAGCATTTCCGCAATGCTGCGTGAAGAGACGGAAGCAGCATTGCGACAAGGCATAGGTCCTGCAGTCGCCGCCGCAACGCTGACTTTAGAGCTTGGCATCGATCTTGGCGATCTGGAGCGTGTGCTGCAGATTGGCGCACCTTATAGCTGCGCCAGCTTCGTACAGCGGCTGGGACGCTCCGGCCGCCGCGATGGCGCAGCATCCGAGATGATCTTCGTGACACCAGAGGAAGAGGATGAGGAAGCGCAGTTGCCTGCCCGCATGCCTTGGAGCCTGTTGCGAGCGATTGCGGTCATTGAGCTGTACGTCAAAGAGAAATGGGTCGAACCGCTGGTCGTACGGCAATTGCCTGTCGGGTTACTCTATCACCAGACGATGAGTATTTTGAAGAGCATGGGCGAAGCAGAGCCAGACGATTTAAGAGAGGCTGTGCTAAGCCTGCCATCTTTCCAAGGAATCGATCCTGAAGACTATGAGACTTTTATGACCTACATGTTGGGGATGGGACAGATTGAGCGGATGGACGAGGGAAATCTGCTCATTGGGCTGGCTGGTGAAAAGATCGTCAATAACTTCCGCTTCTACGCGGTATTCAAGGACGATGAGGAGCATGTCGTTTATAACGGAACTGAAGAAATTGGCTCCATTACCACGGTTCCGCCTCCAGGCTACTGCTTCACCTTAGCTGGCAAGCTATGGAAGGTCGAAGAGGTAGACACTCGTCATAAAGCAGTGTACGTCAAAACCTCCCGTGGTAAAGTGGATACCTTATGGCTTGGAACGGGAGGGGATGTACATACCCGTATTATGACGAAGATCCGTGAAGTTCTCGGGGAGACTGCCCTCTACTCTTATTTGGCCCCAAGTGCGGCAGCACGGCTGGAACGGGCTCGCCGTCTGGCCAAAGAGAGCGGCTTGCTTACGCGGTCTGTTCTGCCAGCGGGCGGTGATTCGATGTTCATCCTGCCTTGGGCGGGAAGCCGGCAGTTCCGCACCTTGGAACGTCTGCTTAAGAACAATCTGAAAGGTACACTCAAACTCCGTTCGATTGTACCGATGGAACCGTATTATATGGTTGTCGCGGGGAGCACGGATGCAGATACACTGGAAGCGGAGATCCTTGCAGAGAGTGCCGCCGCGACAGATCCTTTGTCTCTGCTATCTAAGGATGAAGCGCCTTATCTCGGAAAGTATGATGAGTTCATTCCGCACGAACTACTGCGTAAGGCATTTTCAATAGATGGACTTGATGTTCCAGGGTTAACTCATGTGCTGAAGCAATGGCGGCAGCCTACTTCCTGA